The Patagioenas fasciata isolate bPatFas1 chromosome 19 unlocalized genomic scaffold, bPatFas1.hap1 SUPER_19_unloc_1, whole genome shotgun sequence genome window below encodes:
- the LOC139826621 gene encoding coiled-coil domain-containing protein 81-like, translating to MARQLFLQPHLSPTIEKLERYEFAKIWASTSYHLSLQLALHQAVRIPGIGTFAVVRKRVALSEQDLVIVERPVFRPEKAVVQDHELRYGCKDFPGHQDFEQLPYAEIASENAVSEGTVQLYMERTTHLFHACLENRKNVAIIWRDVGMLIAEGKEIKKRFYLHFLERLNGTGKMLQALLEVGFSLSQPHSCCF from the exons atggcaagacagctcttcttgcagcctcacctgagcccaactattgagaagctcgagcgttatg agttcgctaagatttgggccagcacatcgtatcacctcagcctgcagctggctctccaccag gctgtccgcattcccggaatcgggacttttgcggttgtcagaaagcgagtagccctcagcgagcaggatctggtgatcgtggagagacccgtgtttcgacctgaaaaggctgttgtgcaggaccatgagctccgctatggttgcaaagacttccctg gccatcaagatttcgaacaactgccgtatgctgagatagcctcagagaacgctgtctctgagggcaccgtgcagctctacatggaaaggaccacgcaccttttccatgcctgcctagagaacaggaagaacgttgccatcatctggagggacgtgggcatgctgattgccgagggaaaagagataaaaaagagattttacttacactttttggaaaggctgaatggcactggcaagatgctgcaagctcttctcgaggtaggattttcactttcccagccccactcctgctgcttctga